The following proteins are encoded in a genomic region of Zea mays cultivar B73 chromosome 9, Zm-B73-REFERENCE-NAM-5.0, whole genome shotgun sequence:
- the LOC100283432 gene encoding uncharacterized protein LOC100283432, which yields MSAVVCGKRSSSIFADELLPPSPTSPHSSHQPAPKRSRRSPSHRGSSDGHRREALVHHLLLLFPDMDPQLLEKALEASGDDLDSAIKSLNLLRLESAEAILSSTGFNENGQHTAIQPPVEGIPNGGVDTTTEHHPTVDNYQTSKNGSEWVELFVREMTNASDIDDARARASRALEALEKSIVERAGAEATQNLHKENMMLKEQLTVVLRENAVLKRAVAIQHERQKEFDERSHEVQSLKQLVLQYQEQVRTLEINNYALTMHLKQAQQSSSIPGRFNPDVF from the exons ATGTCTGCGGTAGTCTGTGGCAAGAGGTCCTCCTCCATCTTCGCCGACGAGCTCCTCCCGCCATCCCCTACCTCCCCTCACTCCTCCCACCAGCCGGCGCCCAAGAGGTCCCGCCGGTCCCCCTCGCACCGCGGCAGCTCCGACGGACACCGACGGGAGGCGCTCGTCCACCATCTGCTTTTACTCTTCCCCGACATGGATCCACAG TTGCTTGAAAAAGCTCTGGAAGCATCTGGAGATGACTTGGATTCTGCAATAAAGAGTTTGAATTTGCTACGCTTAGAGTCAGCAGAGGCTATCTTGTCATCTACTGGTTTCAATGAAAATGGTCAGCATACTGCAATTCAGCCTCCTGTTGAAG GAATTCCTAATGGTGGTGTGGATACGACTACAGAACATCATCCTACTGTAGATAATTACCAGACAAGTAAAAATGGCTCTGAATGGGTTGAGCTATTTGTCAGGGAGATGACAAATGCTTCTGACATAGATGATGCACGGGCTCGTGCGTCCAGAGCTTTGGAGGCTTTGGAGAAATCAATTGTAGAGCGTGCAGGAGCTGAAGCTACACAGAACCTTCATAAG GAAAACATGATGCTCAAAGAGCAACTGACTGTTGTTCTGCGAGAGAATGCTGTGCTGAAGCGGGCGGTTGCCATTCAACATGAGCGCCAAAAGGAGTTTGACGAGAGGTCTCACGAGGTCCAGAGCTTGAAGCAACTTGTTTTGCAGTACCAGGAGCAAGTTAGGACACTAGAG ATAAACAACTATGCCCTCACAATGCACCTCAAGCAGGCTCAGCAGAGCAGCTCCATTCCTGGGCGTTTCAACCCTGATGTTTTCTGA